A window of Costertonia aggregata contains these coding sequences:
- the menA gene encoding 1,4-dihydroxy-2-naphthoate octaprenyltransferase, with protein sequence MSKFKAWVNAARLRTLPLSISGILVGTALANFYGYSNTVIFILALLTTIGFQVTSNFANDYGDGVKGTDNDERIGPKRAYQSGLLSRKELKKGIIVSIMINLVLVLFVVYFSFGTENLDNTLVFLILGLASVWAAIRYTVGNSAYGYKGLGDVFVFLFFGLLGVVGSMFLFTKNVTLLSFLPAIAIGTLSTAVLNLNNLRDHISDKKSNKNTLVVFMGFENGKVYHYVLILVAFICMLCFTLLNKGSLVGYVHLLAFIPMFIHLIKVYKTEEPRSLDVELKKLALSTFLLALLFYLCYNYFL encoded by the coding sequence GTGTCTAAATTTAAAGCATGGGTAAATGCGGCGCGGTTGAGAACGTTGCCTTTGTCCATATCAGGTATCTTGGTCGGTACGGCATTGGCAAACTTCTACGGATACTCCAATACCGTTATTTTTATTCTTGCACTGTTAACTACAATAGGGTTTCAGGTTACTTCAAATTTTGCGAATGACTACGGTGATGGTGTAAAGGGAACCGACAATGATGAACGTATAGGCCCAAAGAGGGCCTACCAAAGTGGACTGTTATCTAGAAAAGAGTTGAAAAAGGGCATTATTGTTTCAATAATGATAAACCTTGTGTTGGTGCTGTTCGTTGTTTATTTTTCATTCGGTACCGAAAATTTGGACAATACCCTAGTCTTTTTGATTTTGGGTTTGGCTAGTGTTTGGGCTGCTATTAGATATACTGTTGGCAATTCTGCCTATGGCTACAAAGGTCTAGGTGATGTTTTTGTTTTTTTGTTTTTTGGTCTGTTGGGTGTGGTCGGATCTATGTTTTTGTTCACTAAAAATGTTACTCTTTTGTCCTTTCTTCCAGCTATCGCAATAGGTACATTAAGTACTGCTGTACTTAACCTCAACAACCTTCGAGACCATATTTCCGATAAAAAATCGAATAAAAATACGCTAGTGGTTTTTATGGGTTTTGAAAATGGAAAGGTATATCACTATGTGTTAATATTGGTAGCCTTCATATGTATGCTATGTTTCACGCTTTTGAACAAAGGGTCATTAGTAGGCTATGTACATTTATTGGCATTTATACCCATGTTTATACATTTGATCAAAGTTTACAAAACAGAGGAGCCTAGGTCTTTGGATGTAGAATTGAAAAAGTTGGCACTCAGTACTTTTCTTCTTGCTCTATTGTTTTATTTATGTTATAATTATTTTTTGTAA
- a CDS encoding CvfB family protein produces the protein MIELGNYNTLRIERSTSVGLFLEDDEGNEVLLPNKYVPESYEINDDIRIFCYLDHEERPVATTLTPKIKRNDFGFLKVAEVNNYGAFLDWGLEKQLLVPFKEQRLTMQEGQYYLVYCYLDEISFRLLASNKLDKFLSNQNITVRIHEEVDLWVSRKTDLGWEVIINKKHKGLIFFDTIFKPIAVGDTVKGYIKNIRPDNKIDVSLQPIGQLVLEPTAQKIYDELVSSNGFLGFNDKSDPEEIRQIFQMSKKTFKKGIGTLYRERKIKITEKGIELI, from the coding sequence ATGATAGAATTAGGAAACTATAATACACTACGTATTGAAAGGAGTACAAGTGTCGGTCTTTTTTTAGAGGATGATGAAGGTAATGAGGTATTGCTACCCAATAAATACGTACCTGAATCGTATGAGATCAATGATGACATCAGAATTTTCTGCTACTTGGATCATGAGGAAAGACCCGTTGCCACCACGCTGACCCCGAAAATCAAAAGGAATGATTTTGGTTTCTTGAAAGTAGCCGAAGTTAATAATTATGGCGCTTTTTTGGATTGGGGACTGGAGAAACAACTGCTAGTGCCTTTCAAAGAACAACGATTGACGATGCAAGAAGGGCAGTATTACCTGGTGTATTGCTATTTGGACGAAATTTCCTTTAGATTATTGGCATCCAATAAATTGGATAAGTTTTTAAGTAACCAAAACATAACAGTACGAATTCACGAGGAAGTCGATTTATGGGTTTCCCGAAAAACGGATTTGGGTTGGGAAGTAATCATCAACAAAAAGCACAAAGGATTGATTTTTTTTGATACTATTTTCAAACCTATTGCAGTAGGGGACACTGTAAAAGGCTATATTAAAAATATAAGACCTGATAATAAAATCGATGTTTCCTTACAGCCCATTGGGCAATTGGTGCTGGAGCCAACCGCTCAGAAAATATATGACGAGTTGGTAAGCTCAAACGGTTTTTTGGGCTTTAACGACAAGTCTGACCCAGAAGAAATTAGGCAAATATTTCAAATGAGTAAAAAAACGTTTAAAAAGGGTATTGGCACACTTTATAGAGAGCGTAAGATTAAGATTACAGAAAAAGGGATAGAATTGATTTAG
- a CDS encoding DUF2853 family protein: MSSKRDELIEKYVADIKDKFGDTPDKDLLTKVAIGLGPAIYNLDASKVSGSDDAELETVKNNFLIKKLGLSDGPQLMEAIKSVVEKYGASERNKHRAVIYYMLAKHFGKESVYN; the protein is encoded by the coding sequence ATGAGCAGTAAAAGAGATGAATTAATTGAAAAGTATGTAGCGGATATAAAGGATAAATTTGGAGATACACCGGATAAAGACCTGCTTACCAAAGTTGCCATTGGTTTAGGCCCTGCCATCTACAATTTAGATGCATCCAAAGTGTCCGGTAGTGACGATGCGGAACTGGAAACGGTCAAAAACAATTTTCTCATAAAAAAGTTGGGCCTTTCCGATGGTCCTCAGCTAATGGAGGCCATTAAAAGTGTGGTAGAGAAGTATGGCGCGTCTGAGAGAAATAAACATAGGGCCGTAATTTACTACATGCTGGCCAAACATTTTGGAAAAGAATCTGTTTACAACTAG
- a CDS encoding SPOR domain-containing protein — protein sequence MPFIEESDLLELHKDIDKAQIINERLLDQIKIKNKELKKSKLQRNVLAGITGLFLISTLAITSFTAGLSSSNSFDNQNNLLVSIDSLDVIKSRIDNLKQQNDELSLVNEFYLAKKFLEKEKVYSVQVKSFVDNNVTLASKALTNTMFVKTNPFYSYSLGNFETLSEAQLFRKQLVDMGFNDAFVASYKDGKRIQIEDPY from the coding sequence ATGCCATTTATAGAAGAGAGCGATTTACTGGAATTGCATAAGGACATAGACAAGGCCCAAATAATCAATGAACGTTTACTAGACCAGATAAAAATAAAGAACAAAGAACTAAAGAAAAGTAAACTGCAACGAAACGTATTGGCCGGCATTACAGGCTTATTTTTAATAAGCACTCTGGCAATCACATCGTTTACGGCTGGTTTGAGCAGTTCCAACAGCTTTGACAATCAAAACAATCTTCTCGTCTCTATTGATAGTTTGGACGTAATCAAGTCCAGGATTGATAATTTGAAACAGCAAAACGATGAACTCAGCTTGGTCAACGAGTTTTATCTGGCCAAAAAATTTCTGGAAAAGGAAAAAGTATATTCTGTACAGGTAAAATCTTTTGTTGACAATAACGTAACTTTGGCCTCAAAAGCATTGACCAATACCATGTTTGTCAAGACCAACCCTTTCTATTCTTATTCTTTGGGAAATTTTGAGACACTGTCCGAAGCCCAACTATTTAGAAAACAACTTGTAGACATGGGCTTTAACGATGCGTTTGTAGCATCTTATAAGGATGGGAAGCGTATCCAAATTGAAGACCCTTATTAG